A window of Bacillota bacterium genomic DNA:
GCAGTGCGCATGCCTATGCCGGGCGGTTGCGCCATTGGTTCCAGACCCATAAACCTTCACCTCAAGGCGTTTGCGGCTATGGGCGCCGAGCTCGCAGTTGGGAACGGCTACATCGAAGCTGTCTCGCCCGCGCGTGGGCTGCGAGGGGCCCGCGTGTATCTGGATTACCCGAGCGTGGGTGCGACCGAGAACGCCATGATGGCGGCGGTCCTGGCCGACGGCGTCACCATCATTGAAAACGCCGCGCAGGAGCCGGAGGTCGTGGACCTCGCAAACCTGCTCTCGGCCATGGGCGCGAAGGTAAGGGGTGCGGGAACCGGAGTGATCAAGATCGAGGGCGTGCGCGAGCTGCACGGAACGACCCACGCGATCATACCCGACCGGATCGAAGCAGGTACTTTTATGACCGCCGCGGCGATCACCGGAGGGGACGTGATCGTCGACAACGTGGTCCCCGAGCACCTCGCGGCGGCCATAGCGAAGTTGCGCGAGGCGGGCGCGGTCATCGATACCCAAGGCTCCAGCCTGCGCGTGCGCGCGCCCCGGGACATCAAACCCCTTGACATCAAGACCATGCCGTATCCGGGATTTCCTACCGACCTGCAGGCACAATTCATGGCGCTTCTTTCTGTGGCTAGAGGCACGAGCGTTATCACCGAGACCGTGTTTGAGAACAGGTTCATGCACGTTGATGAGCTCATCCGGATGGGAGCGAAGATCAAGATAGACGGTCGCTCTGCCGTGGTGGAGGGTGTGGAGGCCCTGTCCGGAGCACCGGTGAAAGCCACCGACCTTCGGGCCGGGGCGGCTCTCGTTGTGGCGGCTCTCGCATCGCAAGGCGAGACCGAGATCTTCGGTGTTGGGCACATCGACCGCGGGTACGAAGCCATTGAACACAAGCTGCGTGCGCTGGGCGCGATTATAGAGAGACGCACTTGTGCCCCGAGATCGCTGGTCGCCGGAGGGACCGGCGCGTCCTAGGGTCTTAGGGATGGCGCCCCGCCCGTTGTTGTTCTATTCTGCCCCCGAGGCGCGTAAGGATAGCCTGGAATCCGCGTAAGACAAGCGGTTGCCTTTGGGCGGGGGGCAGGCTGGATGGACAGGGCGGTGGTGTTCTCCGTCGGGTTTTGCATTCTGGTGGTTCTCGTTGTGCCGTCTGTGCTGGTGCGCGGGTGTGACTTCGGAATCGCACCCCGCGAAAGGGCCGCGGGACCGAACATCAGGGTGTTCATGGTTTCCACTGGGCAGACGGTGGAGATGCCCCTGGACGAGTACGTCAGAGGCGTGGTCGCCGCGGAGATGCCGGCCTCGTTCGGGCTAGAGGCGCTGAAAGCGCAGGCGGTCGCGGCGCGCACGTTCGCCGTGAGGAGAATGAGACAGTTCGGAGGACCTGGGTGCACGGCTCACGCGGGCGCGGACGTGTGCACGGACAGCCAGCATTGCCAGGCGTGGGTATCCGATGACGAGCTGCGGAAGCGCCTCGGGTACCTCGAATACTACGCGTACGTGCGCAAGATAGCGAGCGCGGTCGAGTCCACCTCAGGGAAGGTCGTTACCTACCAGGGGAAGCCCATCGAGGCATACTACCACGCCGCTTCGGGTGGATCGACCGAGAACTCCGAGGACGTGTGGCAGACGGCCGTCCCTTACCTGCGGGCCGTGTCCACGCAGTTTGAGGCGAAGGAGCCGAGCTTCCAGGAGCGGGTCGAGTTCACCGTCGACGAGCTTGAGAAGAAACTCGGAGTCAAGCTGACGCAGAAGAAGGTGAGGACATACAAAGTCGCGGGCAAGGACGTCCAAGTGGTCGCCGAGGAGAAGATGGACCGGCCCATCGAGGTACTGAGCGCCTCGCCCACAGGAAGGGTTAAGGAGATCCGCATCGGCGACAAGATCTTCTCCGGTTTCTCGCTCCGTGAGGCCCTCGGGCTGCGCTCCACCAAGCTGACCTACCAGATGACTGGGGATAAGGTCTCCTTCACCACCACCGGCTACGGTCACGGCGTCGGGATGTCGCAGTACGGGGCCCAGGCCATGGCCCAAGCCGGCAAGACCTACGTAGATATCCTCAAGCACTACTATACGGGCACCGAAGTCACAACGCTTGCAGGAATAGAATCCCGCTGACCCAGGAATGAGATCCCGCTATTCCCTTCTTGGCGGTTCCCAGGCTACTGGTTGCACTCGAGGAGGTCCTCCGCACGGGAGTGCTTCACCATGCCGGGGGCTCGGGCTCGCGCGCGCTTTGGCGCGCGCTTTGCCTTTCTTCCCACACGTAGCCCGTCCGAAGCCAAGCTCGTCTCGGTATGGTGCTGCGCGTTTTCGTCACTTTCCTCGAGGGCTTTTTGAGGACGCCAGGGTTGACGGTGCTTGCACGATTGGCCGCCGAGGATTTGGCCAGCCTATGCACCGAATTCGGACGAGGCGCGCCGTAAGCGCGTCGCGCCTGGAAGGCAAGGCCGAATGCCTGCCCAACTCCCTATCACCCTCTTTCAGGGTCTGCATAGGCCTGCATAACCAGGAAACAAGTGGGGAGAATATCGCTGGGGTGATGGTATGGAGGGAAAGATGGGGAGAAGGAAGAGACAGCTATCTTCGGAAGGAAGCCGGGCGCGCCTTATGCGCCTCGTTCAGCACGGAGCTCGAACATGCGTGCGTGGTGTGGCGAACGCGTGGAGCAGCCTGTCGAGGGCGATGCCGCCCCGAAACATCGCGATGGTGGTGGCGGCGGGGGGCTTCGCCTTCGGGCTCGGGTTCGCGCTTGGACGGCTCAACATGTCTCCCGCGGCGCCTCTCCAGCGCGGCTACGTCACCATCGAGCCGCTGAAATCCGGGGACGCGGGAACGACCGTGGCCGAGGCTCCTCAACCGGAGACCACGGAAGGCAAAGCTGCGCCCGTGGATGCTCAGACTCCGCCAACGGGGGCGGCGGCGACCGAGGTGAGGCGCTCGTCACCAGCCGGTAGCGACGACGCCAGCTCAGGCGGGGAAACCGGCGACCAGACGGACGCGGAAGAGGGCCGGGGACAGACGGGCTCGAGCTCGGTCGGCAGGGAGGCAACGCCAGTGACAGCGGCCGTCCCCACCAACGTGGATGACACGTCCGGTTTGGTGGGACCTCGTCCGTCAGCTAGCGGCACGACGACGTCACACGGCGCGACCGGGGGCGGAGCTGTACCGGGCAGCGGTAGCGCTGAAACCCGGGCCGGGTCAGCGGGGACGCAGACAGCACGCGAAAAGGTGCTCATGCCCGTGCAAGGACGCGTGATCTCTGAGTTCGGGTGGAGGAGGCACCCAGTCTTCGCCGATTGGCGCTATCATACCGGGATCGACATCGCGGCCTCGGAGGGGAT
This region includes:
- the murA gene encoding UDP-N-acetylglucosamine 1-carboxyvinyltransferase, with amino-acid sequence MDSILIRGGVRLSGRVVVSGAKNAALPAIAAALLTSDEVTVSGVPALDDVDTMCELLESLGVSVSVASGRVRLCTSHAAAAQAPYDLVRRMRASFLVAGPLLARFGAVRMPMPGGCAIGSRPINLHLKAFAAMGAELAVGNGYIEAVSPARGLRGARVYLDYPSVGATENAMMAAVLADGVTIIENAAQEPEVVDLANLLSAMGAKVRGAGTGVIKIEGVRELHGTTHAIIPDRIEAGTFMTAAAITGGDVIVDNVVPEHLAAAIAKLREAGAVIDTQGSSLRVRAPRDIKPLDIKTMPYPGFPTDLQAQFMALLSVARGTSVITETVFENRFMHVDELIRMGAKIKIDGRSAVVEGVEALSGAPVKATDLRAGAALVVAALASQGETEIFGVGHIDRGYEAIEHKLRALGAIIERRTCAPRSLVAGGTGAS
- the spoIID gene encoding stage II sporulation protein D, with translation MDRAVVFSVGFCILVVLVVPSVLVRGCDFGIAPRERAAGPNIRVFMVSTGQTVEMPLDEYVRGVVAAEMPASFGLEALKAQAVAARTFAVRRMRQFGGPGCTAHAGADVCTDSQHCQAWVSDDELRKRLGYLEYYAYVRKIASAVESTSGKVVTYQGKPIEAYYHAASGGSTENSEDVWQTAVPYLRAVSTQFEAKEPSFQERVEFTVDELEKKLGVKLTQKKVRTYKVAGKDVQVVAEEKMDRPIEVLSASPTGRVKEIRIGDKIFSGFSLREALGLRSTKLTYQMTGDKVSFTTTGYGHGVGMSQYGAQAMAQAGKTYVDILKHYYTGTEVTTLAGIESR
- a CDS encoding peptidoglycan DD-metalloendopeptidase family protein, with the protein product MRGVANAWSSLSRAMPPRNIAMVVAAGGFAFGLGFALGRLNMSPAAPLQRGYVTIEPLKSGDAGTTVAEAPQPETTEGKAAPVDAQTPPTGAAATEVRRSSPAGSDDASSGGETGDQTDAEEGRGQTGSSSVGREATPVTAAVPTNVDDTSGLVGPRPSASGTTTSHGATGGGAVPGSGSAETRAGSAGTQTAREKVLMPVQGRVISEFGWRRHPVFADWRYHTGIDIAASEGIPVRAALSGKVVEVDNDRQLGLYVVLEHQGGLRTKYGHLQSSSVAPGDQVAQGQSIGRAGSSGVTSGCYLHFEVIRGGKAEDPREFL